In Aquimarina sp. TRL1, a single window of DNA contains:
- the acs gene encoding acetate--CoA ligase: MEFNDNLKIKSFADYKEAYRESVEQPEKFWESVADTFYWQKKWDKTLEWDFTSPEVKWFQGGQLNITENCLDRHLETIGNKTAIIWEPNDPDEESRHITYRQLYVKVCHFANVLKNNGIKKGDRVCLYMPMIPELAIAMLACARIGAVHSIVFAGFSSAAIASRINDSQCKMLITANEVYRGSKRVNLKGMCDEALKDTPSIETVIVYRRTVEPTPMTPGRDKFWFDELQRAETTCEAEVMDAEDMLFILYTSGSTGKPKGMVHTIGGYMVGTTFTFQNVFQMEENDVYWCTADIGWITGHSYIIYGPLASGVTTVMFEGVPSYPDYGRFWEICDKLDVTHFYTAPTAIRALAKQPLELVNKHNLSSLKVLGSVGEPINEEAWHWYNDNIGKTKCPIVDTWWQTETGGIMISPMAGITPTRPTFATLPLPGVQPALIDEQGNEIAFNSKQAEGRLSIKFPWPSMARTIYGNHQRYKEVYFSTFENKYFTGDGAYRDASGNYRITGRVDDIVIVSGHNLGTAPIENAINEHESVVESAVVGFPHDIKGNALYTYVTLYNDIQPSDALIAEIRNTVSNTIGPIAKPDKIQFVNGLPKTRSGKIMRRILRKIASHDTSNLGDTSTLLNPDVVQEIMENAL, from the coding sequence ATGGAGTTTAATGATAATTTAAAAATAAAATCCTTCGCCGATTATAAAGAAGCATATCGCGAGAGCGTAGAGCAACCGGAAAAATTCTGGGAATCGGTTGCTGACACATTTTATTGGCAAAAAAAATGGGACAAAACACTCGAGTGGGATTTTACATCTCCAGAAGTGAAGTGGTTCCAGGGAGGTCAGTTAAATATCACTGAAAATTGCTTAGATCGCCATCTAGAAACTATTGGAAATAAGACTGCTATCATCTGGGAACCCAATGATCCTGATGAAGAGTCCAGACATATAACCTACAGACAGCTTTATGTAAAAGTCTGTCACTTTGCTAATGTGCTAAAAAATAATGGAATCAAAAAAGGAGACAGAGTCTGTCTATACATGCCTATGATTCCTGAACTTGCTATCGCGATGCTTGCTTGTGCGAGAATTGGAGCAGTTCATTCTATTGTATTTGCTGGGTTTTCCAGTGCCGCAATTGCCAGCCGAATCAATGATTCTCAATGCAAGATGTTAATTACTGCTAATGAGGTATATCGCGGGTCAAAACGTGTAAATCTAAAAGGAATGTGTGATGAAGCATTAAAGGACACCCCTTCCATAGAAACCGTTATTGTATACAGAAGAACTGTAGAACCTACTCCTATGACTCCTGGTCGAGACAAGTTCTGGTTTGATGAACTTCAAAGAGCAGAAACTACTTGTGAAGCAGAAGTTATGGATGCAGAAGACATGTTATTTATCTTATATACTTCTGGTTCTACCGGAAAGCCTAAAGGTATGGTACACACGATTGGAGGGTATATGGTTGGTACCACCTTTACATTCCAGAATGTATTCCAAATGGAAGAAAACGATGTATATTGGTGTACTGCCGATATTGGCTGGATTACCGGTCATAGCTACATTATCTATGGTCCACTGGCTTCAGGGGTTACAACTGTAATGTTTGAAGGTGTTCCGAGTTATCCGGATTATGGAAGGTTCTGGGAAATCTGTGATAAATTAGATGTCACTCATTTTTATACTGCACCTACTGCTATCAGAGCGCTGGCTAAACAACCTCTTGAATTGGTCAATAAACACAACCTTTCTTCCCTTAAAGTACTAGGGTCCGTAGGGGAACCTATCAACGAAGAAGCCTGGCACTGGTACAATGACAATATCGGAAAAACAAAATGTCCTATTGTTGATACCTGGTGGCAAACGGAAACCGGAGGAATCATGATTTCTCCAATGGCCGGAATAACACCAACCAGACCTACTTTTGCGACATTACCCTTACCTGGTGTACAACCTGCATTAATCGATGAGCAAGGGAACGAAATTGCTTTTAACTCAAAACAAGCAGAAGGTCGTTTATCAATCAAGTTTCCATGGCCATCTATGGCACGTACCATTTATGGAAATCACCAACGTTATAAAGAAGTGTACTTTTCGACTTTTGAAAACAAATATTTTACAGGTGACGGAGCCTATAGAGATGCCTCCGGAAATTATAGAATTACTGGTAGAGTAGATGATATTGTAATTGTTTCAGGGCATAATCTTGGTACAGCACCTATCGAAAACGCAATTAATGAACATGAAAGTGTTGTAGAAAGTGCCGTAGTAGGATTCCCTCACGATATAAAAGGAAATGCATTGTATACATATGTTACGCTATACAATGACATACAACCTAGCGATGCACTAATTGCAGAAATTAGAAATACGGTGTCCAATACTATCGGACCTATTGCTAAACCAGATAAGATACAATTTGTCAATGGACTCCCTAAAACGAGAAGTGGAAAAATAATGAGACGTATTTTGAGAAAAATTGCCTCTCATGACACCTCTAATTTAGGAGATACCTCGACACTTTTAAATCCTGATGTGGTACAAGAGATTATGGAAAATGCACTGTAG
- a CDS encoding RNA polymerase sigma factor: MKNNITYTEKDLIKGIVKGDRKSYKILFDTYYIGLHRYMFKLSNDTILSEDLIQNVFLRIWEKKEELNITSSLKSYLFRSCHNEFLMHLRKQKREGDALDALKWEIMFEVFSEEETQDTISEDLVKLEKVIEKLPKKCKEVFKLSRFEQKKHKEIAEILGISTKTVEVHITKAIRFIKTNVSIFFL; this comes from the coding sequence ATGAAAAACAATATTACCTATACTGAAAAAGACCTTATTAAAGGCATTGTCAAAGGGGATAGAAAAAGCTATAAAATTCTCTTTGACACTTATTATATAGGATTACATCGGTATATGTTTAAGTTGTCAAATGACACAATATTGTCAGAAGATTTGATCCAAAATGTCTTTCTCAGAATATGGGAGAAGAAAGAGGAATTGAATATTACTTCTTCATTAAAAAGTTATCTTTTCAGATCCTGCCATAATGAATTCTTAATGCATTTGCGGAAACAAAAACGAGAAGGAGATGCATTAGATGCATTAAAATGGGAAATAATGTTTGAAGTTTTTTCAGAAGAAGAAACGCAGGACACCATATCGGAAGATTTGGTTAAATTAGAAAAAGTGATAGAAAAACTCCCTAAAAAGTGTAAGGAAGTTTTTAAATTAAGCCGTTTTGAACAAAAAAAACATAAAGAGATTGCGGAAATTTTAGGGATTTCTACTAAGACAGTCGAAGTACATATTACAAAGGCTATTCGATTTATAAAAACAAATGTTTCTATCTTTTTTTTGTGA
- a CDS encoding LytTR family DNA-binding domain-containing protein: MKNTKILLVEDEFPVALDIKLRLQKLGYEITDICDNYTDTIESITENSPDIIIMDINISGDKNGIQTAEAIYQKNKTPIIFLTANGDERTFKEALETNPFGFLLKPFKIQELSYAIQIAVQKQQEQNAAINTPIKQKQTNTLFIKDRSKLVRVSIHEILWIEAMDNYTRIVTQDKKVMVNMFLKEFYEKIPKDKFLRIHRSYIIALSKIDAIENRFVIIGNEQIPFSKAYRKELFNALDIL; the protein is encoded by the coding sequence ATGAAAAACACCAAAATACTCCTTGTAGAAGATGAATTTCCTGTTGCTTTGGACATCAAACTTCGTCTTCAAAAGTTAGGATACGAGATTACTGATATCTGTGACAATTATACTGATACCATAGAAAGTATTACTGAGAACAGTCCAGATATCATTATCATGGACATTAATATTAGTGGAGATAAGAACGGTATACAAACAGCTGAAGCTATTTATCAGAAGAATAAAACCCCCATTATATTTCTTACAGCAAACGGAGATGAACGCACATTTAAAGAAGCGTTGGAAACCAACCCCTTTGGTTTTTTACTAAAACCATTCAAAATTCAGGAATTATCTTATGCCATTCAGATTGCTGTACAAAAACAACAAGAACAAAACGCAGCCATCAATACACCTATAAAACAAAAGCAAACAAATACCTTATTCATAAAAGATAGATCAAAATTAGTCCGTGTTTCAATTCATGAGATTTTATGGATAGAAGCAATGGATAACTATACACGTATTGTCACACAAGACAAAAAAGTAATGGTAAATATGTTTCTGAAAGAGTTCTATGAAAAAATCCCAAAAGACAAATTCCTGAGAATTCATCGGTCTTATATTATCGCTTTATCTAAAATTGACGCTATTGAAAATAGATTTGTAATCATAGGCAATGAACAAATTCCCTTTAGCAAAGCATACAGAAAAGAATTATTTAACGCCCTGGATATACTATAG
- a CDS encoding M12 family metallopeptidase: MKFKQSLLLLGTALAVVACSEDEQSQTPQLIDSETAATDLTEKAYFSQNGMVNEGYYEGMKVAYETINGDHIFEGDIILSEKDIYKNDTHYVIEQGAPVPLTKSVGRTSGRWPNNTVYYTVQSSLPNQSRVTDAINHWETRTNLKFVKRTNQPNYIYFRSGNGCSSSVGMVGGRQNINLSTRCSTGNTIHEIGHAIGLWHEQSRTDRDRFLTINFNNIESGKQHNFQTYAERGRDGDEYTTSLDFGSIMMYGPTAFSKNGQPTIVKKDGGSYRAQRNALSADDLKGINKMYPGDGGGGPVYVNGQYYTVHGLRVYRYNDKWYYYSSRNGWRQVVYVNGAWRYA, from the coding sequence ATGAAATTTAAACAGTCATTGCTACTGCTAGGAACCGCCCTAGCAGTAGTGGCTTGTTCTGAAGATGAACAAAGCCAAACACCACAGCTAATCGATTCCGAAACTGCTGCCACAGACCTTACCGAAAAAGCGTATTTCAGCCAAAACGGAATGGTAAACGAAGGGTACTACGAAGGGATGAAAGTTGCTTATGAAACTATTAACGGAGATCACATTTTTGAAGGAGATATCATCCTTAGTGAAAAGGATATCTACAAAAATGATACGCATTATGTAATCGAACAAGGAGCGCCTGTTCCTCTAACAAAAAGCGTAGGAAGAACTTCTGGAAGATGGCCAAATAATACCGTTTATTACACCGTTCAAAGCAGCCTTCCTAATCAAAGTAGAGTTACTGATGCAATTAATCATTGGGAAACAAGAACAAATCTAAAGTTCGTAAAAAGAACAAATCAACCTAACTATATCTATTTTAGATCTGGAAATGGGTGTTCTTCTAGCGTGGGAATGGTAGGAGGAAGACAAAACATCAACTTATCTACCAGATGTAGTACAGGAAATACCATTCACGAAATTGGACATGCCATAGGGTTATGGCACGAGCAAAGCAGAACTGATAGGGATCGTTTTCTAACAATCAATTTTAATAACATCGAGTCAGGAAAACAGCACAACTTCCAAACATATGCAGAAAGAGGAAGAGATGGTGATGAATACACGACTTCTCTAGATTTTGGTTCTATTATGATGTACGGTCCTACAGCCTTTTCTAAAAATGGGCAACCTACTATTGTCAAAAAAGATGGAGGTAGTTACCGCGCTCAACGAAATGCTTTGTCTGCTGATGATCTAAAAGGAATCAATAAAATGTATCCCGGTGATGGCGGAGGAGGTCCTGTATATGTAAACGGTCAGTATTATACCGTACATGGATTACGAGTATATCGATACAATGACAAATGGTATTACTACAGCTCCAGAAATGGATGGAGACAAGTTGTTTATGTCAATGGAGCCTGGAGATATGCATAA
- a CDS encoding FecR family protein, whose translation MINYLTIIKKYLNNTISSSEREMLWQWLQNDARNRTLFKEEIKKWYQRQEKKEDVDPNSAYLRFMTAITKKRPSFLQKIISFHPIRYAAALLCGILFGAYFLYTNTDIFPSSERVPFVTEYPNSDNKVKIVQSDGSITYIDLEGQTQLTDQTGGVIGTKNKDQLVLASKTTAREAAFMEISIPKGNMFQLTLADGTKVWLNASSSLKFPQSFDPSDTNRIVYLEGEAFFDVTKNKAQPFIVKTKDIDVSVLGTQFNVSSYQDDEAIKTTLVEGSVAIHQKNNTAKKMILTPSYQAVFDKKQQSIHQKKVNTTVYTSWMSKKIIIQNETFAEVSKRIERAYNVSIHSHNKKLNTTRFTGEFDIENIEEIFMTFSKTLEFTYEIKDNTITINP comes from the coding sequence ATGATCAATTATTTAACGATAATAAAAAAGTACCTTAATAACACCATTTCTTCTTCTGAACGGGAAATGCTCTGGCAGTGGCTTCAAAATGACGCTAGGAACAGAACGCTTTTCAAAGAAGAAATAAAAAAATGGTATCAAAGACAGGAAAAGAAAGAAGATGTTGACCCTAATTCGGCATATCTTAGGTTTATGACTGCTATCACTAAAAAGAGACCTTCTTTTCTTCAAAAAATAATCTCTTTTCATCCAATAAGATATGCTGCTGCCCTTCTTTGCGGAATCTTGTTTGGTGCTTATTTCTTATATACTAATACTGATATATTCCCCTCTTCAGAAAGAGTTCCTTTCGTCACGGAATATCCCAACTCCGATAATAAGGTCAAAATTGTTCAATCGGATGGGAGTATAACCTATATAGACCTCGAAGGTCAGACCCAATTAACCGATCAGACAGGAGGAGTAATCGGCACAAAAAATAAGGACCAACTGGTATTAGCTTCTAAAACTACCGCAAGAGAGGCTGCTTTTATGGAAATTTCTATTCCGAAGGGCAATATGTTTCAACTGACACTGGCAGACGGGACAAAAGTGTGGCTAAACGCTTCCAGTTCTTTAAAATTCCCTCAGAGTTTTGACCCTTCTGATACAAACCGAATTGTATACCTCGAAGGAGAAGCCTTTTTTGATGTAACCAAAAACAAAGCGCAACCTTTTATTGTTAAAACGAAAGATATCGATGTCAGTGTGCTGGGAACTCAATTTAATGTTTCATCCTATCAGGATGACGAAGCTATCAAAACGACACTGGTAGAAGGCTCTGTGGCAATTCATCAGAAAAACAATACTGCAAAAAAAATGATTCTTACCCCAAGTTATCAAGCAGTTTTTGATAAAAAACAACAATCGATTCATCAGAAAAAAGTAAATACTACTGTATACACTTCCTGGATGAGTAAGAAGATTATTATTCAGAATGAAACCTTTGCAGAAGTTTCAAAACGGATAGAACGTGCTTATAATGTGTCGATTCACAGTCATAATAAAAAACTAAACACAACACGGTTTACAGGTGAATTTGACATAGAAAATATCGAAGAAATTTTTATGACATTTTCCAAAACTTTAGAATTTACATATGAAATAAAAGATAATACAATTACAATCAATCCATAG
- a CDS encoding tetratricopeptide repeat protein — MKLSLFICLFLFFFIPLTSISQADSLELQLPKASQAEKIGLYKKLTIKYSEIKLEKAFDYARQGLALVNDSISKDAGFFYLLLGKIANEQGNPQQALRYYNKTLEVAQALNYELGIAKSFQNIGVTHIRMGHYEKALKHYLDALNIYQKHNKNELVIGILNNLGTLHSCHLKNNQKAKTYFEQALDLTKNNDDHNFKSYILTNIGEMYLRQEAYEKATASFSEALSLAKKENNIQVIVNILKNLSAIHLAKEEYPPALQYAQESLEIREKAGFSLKIALEYLHHGNIYEKLGNNTTALHYYLKAQETALKIHSTPQLVKTYEALHRFFKKTKQFEKGYYYLCLYTRYKDSLFTTEKSKQLQQIQTKFDVENKQKEVQLLTNSLQIKELQNQQQQTAVTTLIIGLLASVFILSTAIFAYIHKRKISKALEEKNKKIATTLQEREILLKEVHHRVKNNLQIVASLINLQHEFGNKTPPQEVLQKVQDKIEAMVIIHENLYKKGDLSSISFKTYIERLSSYFKTSYALSEQGISITTDVVDTPINIDTLVPCGLILNEIISNSIKHAFPPTHNGAIMIKASLSDQGCTLAIKDNGIGFPKDFDPTKHKDSLGMQLIKGLSKQIKGTLSITSDKGTTYTLSFPLSLE, encoded by the coding sequence ATGAAATTATCTCTTTTCATTTGCTTATTCCTTTTCTTTTTCATTCCCTTGACTAGTATCAGTCAAGCAGATAGCCTGGAATTACAATTACCAAAAGCTTCTCAAGCAGAAAAAATAGGGCTGTATAAAAAACTGACGATAAAATACAGTGAGATCAAACTGGAAAAGGCTTTTGACTATGCCCGCCAGGGGCTGGCGCTGGTCAACGACTCTATTTCTAAGGATGCTGGCTTCTTTTATTTATTATTAGGAAAGATTGCTAACGAACAAGGAAATCCTCAACAAGCTTTACGCTATTACAATAAGACATTGGAAGTTGCTCAAGCGTTAAATTATGAACTTGGTATTGCCAAAAGTTTTCAAAATATAGGGGTCACTCATATTCGAATGGGGCATTATGAAAAAGCATTAAAACACTACTTAGATGCTCTAAATATCTACCAGAAACACAATAAAAATGAACTTGTAATAGGAATCTTAAACAATCTGGGAACCTTACACTCTTGTCACCTAAAAAACAATCAAAAAGCAAAAACATATTTTGAGCAAGCATTAGATCTGACAAAAAACAACGACGATCACAATTTTAAATCCTACATCCTGACTAATATCGGAGAAATGTATCTAAGGCAAGAAGCTTATGAAAAAGCGACTGCTTCCTTTTCTGAAGCACTCTCACTTGCTAAAAAAGAAAACAATATTCAGGTAATTGTAAATATTTTAAAAAATCTATCTGCAATCCACCTTGCTAAAGAAGAATACCCCCCAGCCTTACAATATGCACAAGAATCATTAGAAATTAGAGAAAAAGCCGGGTTCTCATTAAAAATAGCATTAGAATACCTGCATCATGGAAACATTTATGAAAAACTGGGAAACAATACAACTGCATTGCATTACTACCTAAAAGCACAGGAAACAGCATTAAAAATTCACTCTACCCCTCAATTAGTCAAAACATATGAAGCACTTCATCGCTTCTTTAAAAAAACAAAGCAGTTCGAAAAAGGATATTATTACTTATGCCTTTATACCCGTTATAAAGACTCCTTATTCACTACCGAAAAATCAAAGCAACTCCAGCAGATTCAAACCAAATTTGATGTCGAAAACAAACAAAAAGAAGTACAACTGTTAACCAACTCATTACAGATAAAAGAACTTCAGAACCAACAGCAACAAACCGCTGTAACAACCCTTATCATAGGTCTCCTGGCATCTGTATTTATTTTGTCAACTGCTATATTTGCTTATATTCATAAAAGAAAGATAAGCAAGGCATTAGAAGAGAAGAACAAAAAAATAGCTACCACATTACAAGAGCGGGAAATCTTATTAAAAGAAGTGCATCACAGAGTCAAAAACAATCTGCAGATTGTAGCTAGTTTAATAAATCTACAACATGAGTTTGGTAACAAAACACCTCCTCAGGAGGTCCTACAAAAAGTGCAGGATAAGATTGAAGCCATGGTTATCATACATGAAAACTTGTATAAAAAAGGAGACCTTTCTTCTATTTCGTTTAAAACTTATATAGAGCGATTATCCTCTTATTTTAAAACAAGTTATGCCCTATCTGAGCAAGGTATTAGTATCACCACCGATGTGGTCGACACTCCTATAAATATAGATACGCTGGTACCTTGCGGATTAATCCTAAATGAAATTATCTCTAACAGTATCAAACATGCATTTCCTCCTACTCATAATGGAGCTATTATGATTAAGGCTTCACTATCGGATCAGGGGTGTACCTTAGCAATAAAAGATAATGGTATAGGATTTCCTAAAGATTTTGATCCAACAAAGCATAAAGACTCATTAGGAATGCAGCTTATCAAAGGACTGAGCAAACAAATAAAAGGAACGCTGAGTATAACATCTGATAAGGGGACCACATACACCCTTTCTTTTCCTCTTAGTTTAGAATAA
- a CDS encoding FG-GAP-like repeat-containing protein, whose protein sequence is MKYWAFFALVALIGCSKEKEKETKPISEKENKEVVRETLFKEISPEHSHVTFKNTVTENLYFNFLNYSYIYNGGGVAVGDIDNDGLEDVYLTSNQQSNKLYLNKGGFVFEDITRKAGVEDDKGWTTGVSMIDINADGWLDIYVCKSGDLKNEGLRNNLLFMNQKDGTFKEEAKKYGLDSNAFSVQAYYFDYDKDGDLDVYLVNHRPDFNNNVTIDPRIQQDIRPESTDQLFENQKGVFVDVSKKAGILNKAWGLSASIGDFNNDGWIDVFVANDFLEPDFLYINNGDGTFSNKNLTHFDHISANSMGSDYADINNDQLPDLIVLDMLADDYQRSKENMATMSTENFNELVAAGYHHQYMSNMLQLNEGKGIFSEIGQLSGITKTDWSWAPLLADFDNDGFNDLFVTNGIEHDLSNQDFRNNMKANIMRRKKVTLETAIAMMPSAKLKNRIFKNNRDFTFSDKTLAWGFEKAINSNGAAYSDLDNDGDLDLVVNNQGDIASIYKNEQKNHYVGIGLKGAVKNPNGIGAKVTVYTNQMIQEKEVYTSRGYQSTVSNRLLFGLGATKTIDSILVRWEEGITTVLKNQEGDQYLTIAYDDGIRNGGKQKQEKTVFAAVKAMDLGIDYVYKDNTFDDYKVQLLLPQQQSKKGAALAVGDINGDGLEDFFIGNAKHASGALYIQQKNGTFVSSNQSLFSEDKAYEDSDALFFDKDGDGDLDLYVASGSYEDSEASKFLHDRVYENIGNGKFKRDLNFPSIATVTATVTTADYDGDGDLDLFIGGGVMPGKYPLATPSYILENQEGIFADVTKEKIEGIEKLRIVSDAVFSDYDKDGDKDLLVVGEWMPLTVFNNKKGVFTKAALPEFSNKNGWYFSIVASDYDKDGDVDYLLGNLGTNNKFRPKKEKPFHIYARDFDGNNSFDVVLSKESNGVLVPVRGKQCSSEQVPMLTTKIKTFKEFANSSLGDIYGDKDLESATHYEVHDFRTTIAQNQGDGTFLFSPIAGRAQFGPTMDFLVDDFNNDGYQDVFGIGTLYEAEVETIRYDASKGYLMMGEATGTNDKVSSALLEDIEARKLAPIVIGNEKYILILTLNKGVKVLKYKK, encoded by the coding sequence ATGAAATATTGGGCGTTCTTCGCTTTGGTTGCTCTTATAGGGTGTTCCAAAGAAAAAGAAAAGGAAACAAAACCAATCTCAGAAAAAGAAAATAAAGAAGTAGTTAGAGAAACCCTTTTCAAGGAGATTTCCCCGGAGCATAGTCATGTTACGTTTAAGAACACTGTAACAGAAAATTTATACTTCAATTTTTTGAACTATTCTTATATCTACAATGGTGGTGGGGTTGCAGTAGGGGATATTGATAATGATGGTCTGGAAGATGTGTATTTAACATCTAATCAGCAAAGCAATAAATTATATCTGAATAAAGGAGGTTTTGTGTTTGAGGATATTACCCGGAAAGCAGGTGTCGAAGATGATAAGGGGTGGACTACAGGAGTTTCTATGATAGATATAAATGCTGATGGCTGGCTGGATATATATGTATGCAAATCAGGAGATCTCAAAAATGAAGGGCTTAGAAATAACCTGTTATTTATGAATCAAAAAGATGGGACCTTCAAAGAAGAAGCAAAAAAATATGGATTGGATTCGAATGCATTTTCTGTACAAGCATACTATTTTGATTATGATAAGGATGGAGACTTAGATGTTTATTTAGTAAATCACAGACCAGATTTTAATAACAATGTTACCATCGATCCCCGAATACAGCAAGATATTCGACCAGAAAGTACTGATCAGCTTTTTGAAAATCAGAAAGGAGTTTTTGTAGATGTTTCCAAAAAAGCAGGTATCCTTAACAAAGCTTGGGGATTAAGTGCCTCTATTGGAGATTTTAATAATGATGGTTGGATAGATGTTTTTGTTGCTAATGATTTTTTAGAGCCGGATTTTTTGTATATCAATAATGGAGATGGAACTTTTTCAAATAAAAACCTAACGCATTTTGACCATATTTCAGCCAATAGCATGGGATCCGATTATGCCGATATTAATAATGATCAATTGCCTGATTTAATAGTGTTGGATATGTTGGCAGATGATTACCAAAGAAGCAAAGAGAATATGGCAACCATGAGTACTGAAAACTTTAATGAACTGGTAGCAGCTGGGTATCATCATCAGTATATGTCTAATATGCTTCAATTAAATGAAGGAAAAGGAATATTTAGTGAAATAGGTCAATTATCAGGGATTACTAAAACAGATTGGAGTTGGGCTCCGTTGTTAGCAGATTTTGATAATGATGGATTCAATGATTTATTTGTAACAAACGGAATAGAGCATGATTTGTCCAATCAGGATTTTAGAAACAATATGAAGGCGAATATCATGCGGAGAAAAAAGGTAACTCTGGAAACGGCCATTGCTATGATGCCTTCAGCAAAGCTGAAAAATCGAATATTTAAAAATAATAGAGATTTCACATTCTCAGATAAGACCCTGGCATGGGGATTTGAAAAAGCAATAAACTCCAATGGAGCGGCTTATAGTGATTTAGATAATGATGGAGATCTGGATTTAGTAGTGAATAATCAGGGAGATATTGCTAGTATCTATAAAAATGAGCAAAAAAATCACTATGTGGGTATTGGATTAAAGGGAGCGGTGAAAAACCCAAATGGTATTGGAGCCAAAGTTACTGTATATACCAATCAGATGATACAGGAAAAAGAGGTGTATACCTCCAGAGGATATCAATCTACTGTTTCTAATCGATTGCTTTTTGGGTTAGGAGCAACAAAAACAATAGACAGTATATTGGTTCGCTGGGAAGAGGGTATAACAACGGTACTAAAAAATCAAGAAGGAGACCAATATCTTACAATAGCCTATGATGATGGAATACGGAATGGAGGAAAACAAAAGCAGGAAAAAACAGTATTTGCAGCAGTTAAAGCAATGGATTTAGGGATAGACTATGTGTATAAAGACAATACATTTGATGATTATAAGGTGCAATTGCTTTTACCTCAACAACAAAGTAAAAAAGGAGCGGCACTTGCGGTTGGGGATATTAATGGAGATGGCTTAGAAGACTTTTTTATAGGAAATGCGAAGCATGCTTCAGGGGCATTGTATATCCAGCAGAAAAATGGAACATTTGTCAGCTCTAATCAATCCTTATTTTCTGAAGATAAAGCGTATGAAGATAGTGATGCTTTGTTTTTTGATAAAGATGGGGATGGGGATTTGGATTTATATGTGGCCTCCGGGAGTTATGAGGATTCAGAAGCTAGTAAGTTTTTGCATGACAGAGTTTATGAAAATATTGGAAATGGAAAATTTAAAAGAGATTTGAATTTCCCATCTATAGCCACAGTGACAGCCACAGTGACAACTGCGGATTATGACGGAGATGGAGATTTGGATTTATTTATAGGAGGAGGAGTGATGCCGGGGAAGTATCCATTGGCAACGCCATCGTATATTCTGGAAAATCAAGAAGGAATCTTTGCAGATGTAACAAAAGAAAAAATTGAAGGAATTGAGAAATTAAGAATTGTAAGTGATGCTGTATTTTCAGATTATGACAAGGACGGAGACAAAGATTTACTGGTAGTAGGAGAATGGATGCCATTGACTGTATTTAATAATAAGAAAGGAGTGTTTACTAAAGCAGCGCTTCCAGAATTTTCGAATAAAAATGGCTGGTATTTTTCTATAGTCGCTTCAGATTATGATAAGGATGGAGATGTAGATTATCTATTGGGAAATTTGGGAACAAATAATAAATTTCGTCCTAAAAAAGAAAAACCATTTCATATTTATGCACGAGATTTTGACGGAAATAATAGTTTTGATGTCGTACTCAGTAAGGAATCTAATGGAGTCCTAGTGCCGGTTAGAGGGAAACAATGCTCCTCGGAACAAGTTCCAATGCTGACAACTAAGATTAAAACTTTTAAAGAATTTGCAAATTCATCTCTGGGGGATATCTATGGAGATAAAGATCTGGAATCTGCTACACATTACGAAGTACATGATTTTAGAACTACGATTGCTCAGAATCAGGGAGATGGAACTTTTTTATTTTCGCCCATAGCAGGCAGGGCACAATTCGGTCCTACGATGGACTTTTTAGTAGATGATTTTAATAATGATGGGTATCAGGATGTTTTTGGTATTGGAACATTATATGAAGCAGAGGTAGAAACGATTCGCTATGATGCTTCCAAAGGATATCTGATGATGGGAGAAGCTACAGGAACAAACGATAAGGTGTCTTCTGCTTTACTGGAAGATATAGAAGCAAGAAAGCTCGCTCCAATAGTAATAGGAAATGAAAAGTATATATTGATTTTAACCTTAAATAAAGGGGTTAAGGTATTGAAATACAAAAAATAA